The nucleotide sequence GACCACCTGGACGGCCACGCCCGGCCTGCGCCACCTGACCGTGCGGGCCACCGACGCCCGGGGCAACGTCCAGCCGATGACCCAGCCCTGGAACCGCGGCGGCTTCGCCAACAACCACGTCCAACGCGTCGAGGTCCTCTGCACCCCGGCCACGACGGAGACCGCCCCGGCCGCGACGGAGACCGCCCCCGCCGCGACGGGGACCACCCCCGCCGCGACGGAGACCACCCCGGCCGCGACGGAGCCCCGGTCCGCACGGCCCCCGGCCTGACCTGCCCGGCTTCGGGTACGGGGCAGGGGGACGCGCCCCGGGCGGGGTGCGTAGAGTCGACTTCGGCAGACCCAGACCTGATGAGGAGACCCCCGTGACCGACCCGGCGTCCACCGCCCTCCAGCAGCAGATCGCCCGGGACCTCCAGGTGGCCGAGACCTTCGACCCGCGGGCCGAGATCGAGCGCCGCGTGGCCTTCCTCACCGAGCGGCTGACCTCCACCGGGCTGCGTTCGCTCGTCCTCGGCATCAGCGGCGGTGTCGACTCCAGCACCGCCGGGCGGCTCTGCCAGCTCGCCGTGGAGCGCGCCCGCGCCGCCGGCCACCAGGCCACCTTCTACGCGATGCGCCTGCCGTACGGTGTCCAGGCCGACGAGAAGGACGCGCAGACCGCGCTGGGCTTCATCCGCGCCGACGAGGTCCTCACCGTGGACGTCAAGGCGGCGAGCGACGCGGCCCTTGAGGCCGCCCTCGCCGGTGGCGTCACCTTCCGCGACGCGCACCACCAGGACTTCGTGCAGGGCAACATCAAGGCCCGCCAGCGGATGATCGCCCAGTACGCGGTCGCCGGGGCGAACGACGGACTCGTCGTCGGCACCGACCACGCCGCCGAGGCCGTCTCCGGCTTCTTCACCAAGTTCGGCGACGGCGCCGCCGACGTCGTCCCGCTGACCGGTCTGACCAAGCGGCGCGTCCGCGCGGTCGCCGCCGAGCTCGGCGCCCCCGCCGAGCTGGTGTGGAAGGTCCCGACGGCCGACCTGGAGACCCTGGACCCGGGCAAGCCCGACGAGGACGCGCTGGGCGTCTCGTACGACGAGATCGACGACTTCCTGGAGGGGAAGCCGGTCGCGGAGGCCGCGTTCGCCGCGATCGCCCGCCGCTACGCGCTCACCGAGCACAAGCGGCAGCTGCCGATCGCCCCCTGAGGCCCGCGCCCCACGGCGAGCGACGGGCGGCGGTCTCGCGGCGATCGGCGGATGCTGGAAGGGGTGCCCGTTCCCGGGCCCCCGGGAAGGAGCACGTCATGTTCGGCGACACCCCGGCGTTCAGCGGTTTCTCGGTCGACGACCTCGACGCCGCCCGGCGCTTCTACGGCGAGACGCTCGGCCTGAAGGTGGAGGAGGCGGGCGAGGGCGACATGCGGATCCTCTTCCTCACCCTGGCCGGCGGGACCCGTCTCTTCGTCTACCCGAAGGACGACCACACCCCCGCGAGCTTCACGATCCTCAACTTCGCCGTCGACGACATCGAAGGCGCCGTCGACGACCTGACCGGCCGTGGGGTGAGCATGGAGCGCTACGAGGGCTTCGAGGCCGACGAGAAGGGGATCGTGGTGGACGAGGGCGGACCGGCCATCGCCTGGTTCAAGGACCCGGCGGGCAACGTCCTGTCGGTCCTCAAGGAGCGCTGACCTCCCCGAACGGACCGGCCCGCGTGCGCGGCAGCCTCGTAACGCCTCGAATGGGAGGGTGATCGCGCCGCCCGACGACTGCCTCGCCCGCAACGAATGGATCTGCGGCGCCTATCTCTCCACCCGGCGCGAGATCCTCACCGACGCCGTCGTCCAGCACCTCCAGCTGACCGGCGTCTCGGTCGCCCTCGCCCTGGTGCTCGCGCTGCCCCTCGCGGTGGCCGCGCGCCGCTGGCGCTGGGCGGCCGGGCCCGTCCTCGGGGTCACCACGCTCCTGTACACGATCCCGGCGCTCGCGATGTTCTCGCTGCTGCTGCCGGTGTACGGCCTGTCCGCCGCCCTGGTGGTGGCCGGGCTCGTGCTGTACTCCCTCACCCTGCTGGTACGGAACATCCTGGCTGGGCTCCGGGCCGTACCCGAGGAGACCCGGCAGGCCGCGCGCGGACTCGGCTACGGCCCCGTACGACTGCTCCTCGCCGTCGAACTGCCGCTCGCCCTGCCCGCCGCCATGGCCGGGCTGCGGATCGCCGCCGTCTCGGCCGTCTCGCTCGTCACCATCGGCGCGATCGTCGGCCACGGCGGCCTCGGGAACCTCATCTACGCGGGGATGAACACCTACTTCAAGGCCCAGGTCCTCACCGCCTCGGTGCTCTGCGTCCTCATCGCCGTCGCCGCCGACCTGCTCCTCCTCGGCGCCCAGCGGCTGCTCACCCCCTGGACCCGCGGGCAGGCCGCGTGACCACCCTCGCCGACGCCTGGTCCTGGCTCACCACCTCGGCGCACTGGGCCGGCGAGAACGGCATCTGGCACCGGCTCGCCGAGCACCTCTTCCTCACCGTCGTCTGCCTCCTCATCAGCTGCGCGATCGCGCTGCCGGTCGCCCTCGTCCTCGGGCACCTCGGCAAGGGCGGCGCGCTCGCCGTGAACCTCTCCAACGTGGGCCGGGCCGTCCCCACCTTCGCGGTCCTCGTGCTGCTCCTGCTGAGCCCGATCGGCTCGTACGGCGAGTGGCCGACGATCATCGCGCTGGTCCTCTTCGCCGTGCCCCCGCTGCTGACCAACGCGTACGTGGGGATGCGGGGCGTCGACCCCGATGTCGTACGGGCCGCCCGGGGCATGGGGATGACGGGCCGCCAGACCCTCACCCGGGTCGAGCTGCCGCTCGCCCTGCCGCTGATCCTCACCGGCGTGCGGATCGCCGCCGTCCAGCTGGTCGCCACGGCGACCGTGGCCGCGCTCGCCGGCGGCGGCGGCCTCGGCCGGATCATCACCGCCGGGTTCAACCTCGCTTCCACCCCTCAGGTCGTCGCCGGAGCCTGTCTCGTGGCCGTGCTCGCGCTGCTGGTGGAAGGGGTCTTCGAGGGCGTCCAGCGGCTGGCTCCCGACCGGGCCCGGGGGAGCGGCGCGTGAGCCGGCGGCGCCGCGTCGCCCGGGGCGCGGCCGTCGTGTCGCTGGCCGTGGTGGTCTGCGCCGGGCTCGGCGGCTGCGCCGCCGGCCCCTCGCTGGAGGACCAGGGGGCCGTCACGGCCCCGCCGGGGGACAGCCGGCAGCTGACCGTCGGCTCGGCCGGGTTCACCGAGAGCGACCTGCTGGCGCAGATGTACGCGCTGCTGCTGGAAGAGGCCGGCTACGGGACGAAGATCCTCTCCGTCACCAACCGCGAGCTGTACGAGCCGGCCCTGGAGCGCGGTCAGATCGACGTCGTACCGGAGTACGCGGCCACCTTCGCCGACTGGCTGAACGCCAAGGCGCACGGGGCGGACGCGCCGACGGTCGGCTCGCCCGACCTGGCCGCGACGATGACCGCGCTCCGCGCGCTCGCGGGCCCGCGCGGCCTCACCGTCCTCGACGCGGGCCGCGCCGTCGACCAGAACGCCTTCGCGGTGACCGCCGCCTTCGCCGCCGAGCACCGGCTGAAGACGCTCAGCGACCTCGGCGCCCGGGGCGTTCCCGTCCGGCTGGCGGCCGGTGACGAGTGCGTCCGGCGGCCGTACTGCGCGCCGGGTCTGAGGGAGGTGTACGGCATCGACGTGACCGCCGTCGACCCCAAGGGCGTCGGCACCACCCCGGCCAAGCAGGCCGTCCAGAACGGCGAGGACCAGATGGTGCTCACCACGACCACCGATGCCACGCTCGACGAGTTCGGTCTCGTCCTGCTCGCCGACGACCGGAACCTGCAGAACGCCGATCACATCGTCCCCGTGGTGAACCGGGCCCGCGCCGGGAGCGAGGGGGTCACCCGGGCGCTCTCCCGGCTGAACACGGTGCTGACGACGGCCGATCTGGCGATGCTCAACGAGCAGGTGGACAGCTGGCGGCGCCTCCCGGAGGACGTGGCGCGGAACTACCTCGCGGACAAGGGCCTCGTCCGGCGCTGAGCGGGCGACGAGCGCGTGCCGAGCCCGCGCGGGACGGCCGCGCGTGTCAGCCCGCTGAACAGCGTCTCTTGTCATGACCCTTGCGGGGTCGTTCGCGCCCCTGCTATTCATCGGTTAGGAAAGTTTCCTTCCAGTCGAACTCGCGTACCCCCCCGACCTCGTTCGTCGTTCCGTGGAGACCCCCATGACTTCGGCACGATCCGCACGACCCCGACCCCGCCTCCGGCGCTACGGCATCGCCGGCACCGCCCTGGGCGCACTGCTCCTCGGCCTCGCCACCCTGCCGCCCACCGCGACCGCCGCCCCCGTCACCCACGAGGCCGAGGCGGCCACCGTCTCCCAAGGTGCCGTCGAGTCCAACCACGCCGGCTTCACCGGCGCCGGATTCGTCAACTACGACAACGTCAGCGGCAGTTACGTCCAGTGGAACGTCAACGCCGCCCAGGCGGGCCCCGCGACGCTCACCCTGCGCTACGCCAACGGCACCACCACCAACCGCCCGATGGACATCGCCGTCAACGGCGCGGTCGCCGCCTCCGGCAAGTCCTTCGCCGGCACCGGCGCCTGGACCAGCTGGGCGACCACCACCGTCAACACCACCCTCAAGGCCGGCGCCAACACCGTCCGCGCCACCGCCACCACCGCCAACGGCGGCCCCAACGTCGACCACCTGACCGTCGACAGCGGCACCACCCAGCCGCCCACCGGCACCACCCCCGCCGCGATCAACGGCCAGCTCAAGGTCTGCGGCACCAAGCTCTGCAACCGGTACGACAAGCCGATCCAGCTCCGCGGCATGTCCAGCCACGGCACCCAGTGGTACAGCCAGTGCCTGACCGGCGGCTCGCTCGACGCCCTCGCCAAGGACTGGAACGCCGACGTCCTGCGCGTCTCCACGTACGTCCAGGAGGAGGGCTACGAGACCGACCCGCGCAAGTACACCGACCTCGCCCACGCGCTCATCGAGCAGGCCACCGCGCGCGGCATGTACGTGATCGTCGACTGGCACATGCTCGACCCGGGCGACCCGCACTACAACCTCGCCCGCGCCAAGACCTTCTTCACCGAGATCGCCCAGCGCCACGGCTCCAAGACGAACCTGCTGTACGAGATCGCCAACGAGCCCAGCGGCGTCGCCTGGTCCCGCATCAAGAGCTACGCCGAGCAGCTCATCCCGGTCATCCGCGCCAAGGACGCCGAGACCCCGATCCTCGTCGGCACGCGCGCGTGGTCCTCGTTCGGCGTCTCCGAGGACGGCGACGAGTCCGAGGTCGTGTCCAACCCGGTGAACGCCGCCAACATCATGTACACCTTCCACTTCTACGCCTACTCGCACCGCGAGGAGTACCTGAACACCCTCTCCCGCGCGGCCGACAAGCTGCCCGTCTTCGTCACCGAGTTCGGCACCCAGAACTACGCCGGCGAGGGCAGCAACGACTTCGCCATGAGCCAGAAGTTCATCGACCTCATGGCCGCGAAGAAGATCAGCTGGGTCAACTGGAACTACTCCGACGACGAGCGCACCGGCGCCGTCTTCAAGACCGGCACCTGTGACGCCGGCGGACCCTGGACCGGCACCGGCTCGCTGAAGCCCGCCGGCGTCTGGATCCGGGACCGCGTCAGGACGGCGGACGACTTCCCGACCTCCTGACGCCCTTCCTCCGGTACGCCCCCGCCATGTGATCCACTGTCCTGGCGGGGGCGTACCGAACAGGAGCAGGAACAGCGTGACCACCTACCGGCAGCCGGGACTCGTCCTCACCGACCACCGCTTCCCCGTCCCCCTCGACCACGACCGCCCCGACGGCGAGCGCATCGAGGTCTTCGCCCGCGAGGTCGTCGCCGGCGACAAGGCCGGATCCGACCGGGACCGGCTCCCGTGGCTGGTCTACCTGGAGGGCGGCCCCGGCTTCGGCGCCCGCCGCTTCATCGGCCCGCAGGCCTGGCTCGGCCGGGCCGTGCGGGAGTTCCGCGTCCTCCTGCTCGACCAGCGGGGCACCGGCCGCTCCACCCCCGCCAACCGCCAGACCCTCCCGCTCCGCGGCACCCCGGCCGAACAGGCCGACTACCTCGCCCACTTCCGCGCCGACTCGATCGTCAAGGACTGCGAGAGCATCCGGCGCCGCCTCACCGGCGGCGCCCCCTGGACCGTCCTCGGCCAGAGCTTCGGCGGCTTCTGCGCCGTCCACTACCTCTCGACCGCGCCCCAGGGCCTGGAGCGGGTCCTGATCACCGGCGGGCTGCCCTCCCTGCACGCCACCGCCGACGAGGTCTACCGCGCCGCCTACCCCCGCATCCGGCGCAAGAACGAGGCCCACTTCGCCCGCTACCCGCAGGACGCCGAGCGGGCCCGCGCCATCGCCGCCCACCTCCGCGAGCACCGGGTCACCCTCCCCGGCGGCGGGCACCTCACCCCCGAGGCCTTCCAGTCCCTCGGCATCCTCCTCGGCTCCGGCGAGGGCACCCACCAGCTGCACCTGCTCCTGGAAGGCGCCTTCGTCCCCACCCCGGGCGGACCCGCGCTCGCCGACGCCTTCCTCGAGCAGGTCCAGGCCCAGCTGTCGTACGCCGGACACCCGCTGTACGCCGTGCTCCACGAGGCCATCTACGCCCAGGGCGAGGGCCCCACCGACTGGGCCGCCGAACGCGTCCGCGCCGAATACCCCGAGTTCGACGCCGGCGCCGCGCTCGACGAGGGCCGGCCCTTCCTGTTCACCGGCGAGACCGTCCACCCCTGGCACTTCACCACCGACCCCGCCCTGCGCCCGCTCCGCGAGACCGCCGAACTCCTCGCCGCCCGCACCGACTGGGCCCCGCTCTACGACCCCGAGCGGCTCGCCGCCAACCGGGTCCCGGTCGCCGCCGCCGTCTACCACGACGACATGTACGTGGACACCGTCCACTCCCTCGACACCGCGCGGACCGTCCGCGGACTGCGCACCTGGGTGACCGACGAGTTCGAACACGACGGGGTACGGGCCGGCGGACCGCGCGTCCTCGACCGGCTGCTCGCGCTCTCCCGGGACGAGATCTGATCCCGGCCGGCGGCCGGAAACCGATCACCTCCGCATAGGATGCGGCGCGCAACCGAGCAGGCCGAGGCGCCGTGCGCACGAGGAGGGTCCGGATGACGGGACGCGAGACACCGGCTTCGGGCCGGGAGCTGAAGTTCCGGGCCCTCATGGCCGAGCTGCGGCGCGGCATCCTCGACGGCACCTGGCCCCCCGGCAGCAAGCTCCCCACCGAGCGGGCGCTCGCCACCGAGACGGGCCTGTCGGTCACGACGGTCCGCCGCGCCTACGAGGACCTGGTCGCCCTCGGACTCGTCGAACGCCGCCAGGGCGCGGGCAGCTTCGCCGCCCACCGGCCCGAACGCGACGGCGGCGGGCAGCGGATCGTCGGCGTCCTGGTCCCCGACACCGCCTTCTACTACCCCCGGGTCCTCCAGGGCATCGAGAAGGAACTCGCGGCGGCCGGGGCCCGGCTGGTCCTCGCCTGCTCCCACTACGACCCCGACGAGGAGG is from Streptomyces venezuelae ATCC 10712 and encodes:
- a CDS encoding cellulase family glycosylhydrolase codes for the protein MTSARSARPRPRLRRYGIAGTALGALLLGLATLPPTATAAPVTHEAEAATVSQGAVESNHAGFTGAGFVNYDNVSGSYVQWNVNAAQAGPATLTLRYANGTTTNRPMDIAVNGAVAASGKSFAGTGAWTSWATTTVNTTLKAGANTVRATATTANGGPNVDHLTVDSGTTQPPTGTTPAAINGQLKVCGTKLCNRYDKPIQLRGMSSHGTQWYSQCLTGGSLDALAKDWNADVLRVSTYVQEEGYETDPRKYTDLAHALIEQATARGMYVIVDWHMLDPGDPHYNLARAKTFFTEIAQRHGSKTNLLYEIANEPSGVAWSRIKSYAEQLIPVIRAKDAETPILVGTRAWSSFGVSEDGDESEVVSNPVNAANIMYTFHFYAYSHREEYLNTLSRAADKLPVFVTEFGTQNYAGEGSNDFAMSQKFIDLMAAKKISWVNWNYSDDERTGAVFKTGTCDAGGPWTGTGSLKPAGVWIRDRVRTADDFPTS
- a CDS encoding VOC family protein, whose amino-acid sequence is MFGDTPAFSGFSVDDLDAARRFYGETLGLKVEEAGEGDMRILFLTLAGGTRLFVYPKDDHTPASFTILNFAVDDIEGAVDDLTGRGVSMERYEGFEADEKGIVVDEGGPAIAWFKDPAGNVLSVLKER
- a CDS encoding alpha/beta fold hydrolase, with translation MTTYRQPGLVLTDHRFPVPLDHDRPDGERIEVFAREVVAGDKAGSDRDRLPWLVYLEGGPGFGARRFIGPQAWLGRAVREFRVLLLDQRGTGRSTPANRQTLPLRGTPAEQADYLAHFRADSIVKDCESIRRRLTGGAPWTVLGQSFGGFCAVHYLSTAPQGLERVLITGGLPSLHATADEVYRAAYPRIRRKNEAHFARYPQDAERARAIAAHLREHRVTLPGGGHLTPEAFQSLGILLGSGEGTHQLHLLLEGAFVPTPGGPALADAFLEQVQAQLSYAGHPLYAVLHEAIYAQGEGPTDWAAERVRAEYPEFDAGAALDEGRPFLFTGETVHPWHFTTDPALRPLRETAELLAARTDWAPLYDPERLAANRVPVAAAVYHDDMYVDTVHSLDTARTVRGLRTWVTDEFEHDGVRAGGPRVLDRLLALSRDEI
- a CDS encoding ABC transporter permease, with the translated sequence MTTLADAWSWLTTSAHWAGENGIWHRLAEHLFLTVVCLLISCAIALPVALVLGHLGKGGALAVNLSNVGRAVPTFAVLVLLLLSPIGSYGEWPTIIALVLFAVPPLLTNAYVGMRGVDPDVVRAARGMGMTGRQTLTRVELPLALPLILTGVRIAAVQLVATATVAALAGGGGLGRIITAGFNLASTPQVVAGACLVAVLALLVEGVFEGVQRLAPDRARGSGA
- a CDS encoding ABC transporter permease, which translates into the protein MIAPPDDCLARNEWICGAYLSTRREILTDAVVQHLQLTGVSVALALVLALPLAVAARRWRWAAGPVLGVTTLLYTIPALAMFSLLLPVYGLSAALVVAGLVLYSLTLLVRNILAGLRAVPEETRQAARGLGYGPVRLLLAVELPLALPAAMAGLRIAAVSAVSLVTIGAIVGHGGLGNLIYAGMNTYFKAQVLTASVLCVLIAVAADLLLLGAQRLLTPWTRGQAA
- the nadE gene encoding ammonia-dependent NAD(+) synthetase, whose translation is MTDPASTALQQQIARDLQVAETFDPRAEIERRVAFLTERLTSTGLRSLVLGISGGVDSSTAGRLCQLAVERARAAGHQATFYAMRLPYGVQADEKDAQTALGFIRADEVLTVDVKAASDAALEAALAGGVTFRDAHHQDFVQGNIKARQRMIAQYAVAGANDGLVVGTDHAAEAVSGFFTKFGDGAADVVPLTGLTKRRVRAVAAELGAPAELVWKVPTADLETLDPGKPDEDALGVSYDEIDDFLEGKPVAEAAFAAIARRYALTEHKRQLPIAP
- a CDS encoding ABC transporter substrate-binding protein, with protein sequence MSLAVVVCAGLGGCAAGPSLEDQGAVTAPPGDSRQLTVGSAGFTESDLLAQMYALLLEEAGYGTKILSVTNRELYEPALERGQIDVVPEYAATFADWLNAKAHGADAPTVGSPDLAATMTALRALAGPRGLTVLDAGRAVDQNAFAVTAAFAAEHRLKTLSDLGARGVPVRLAAGDECVRRPYCAPGLREVYGIDVTAVDPKGVGTTPAKQAVQNGEDQMVLTTTTDATLDEFGLVLLADDRNLQNADHIVPVVNRARAGSEGVTRALSRLNTVLTTADLAMLNEQVDSWRRLPEDVARNYLADKGLVRR